A genome region from Carcharodon carcharias isolate sCarCar2 chromosome 17, sCarCar2.pri, whole genome shotgun sequence includes the following:
- the nkx2.3 gene encoding homeobox protein Nkx-2.3, protein MMLPSPVTSTPFSVKDILNLEQQTHQQVAHHLQQNLPSQFQPPPSCMHAAGEASSFSDGEEKIPFLNSLSVQDSRGDVSLSPELYVHAALRSPCETKLEEEILRDEGKKTCTLKKSPESEENKGEDGERPKQRQRRKPRVLFSQAQVFELERRFKQQRYLSAPEREHLANTLKLTSTQVKIWFQNRRYKCKRQRQDKSLEIAGHHHPPPPRRVAVPVLVRDGKPCIAGSQSYSSPYSVGANAYAYNGYPASYGSYGGGPAYNTNYSCTYTSIPSLQPSSAPNAFMNVDLSNVNSSMQSQSHQGAGMPACQGTLQGIRAW, encoded by the exons ATGATGCTGCCAAGTCCGGTCACATCGACGCCATTCTCGGTCAAAGACATTCTGAACCTGGAACAGCAAACGCACCAGCAAGTGGCCCATCATTTGCAGCAGAATTTACCGTCCCAGTTTCAGCCGCCGCCTTCCTGCATGCACGCTGCGGGGGAAGCGTCCAGCTTCTCGGATGGGGAGGAGAAAATACCCTTTCTGAACTCTCTGTCGGTGCAAGACAGCCGGGGGGACGTGAGCCTTTCCCCCGAGCTCTACGTCCACGCAGCgttgaggagcccgtgcgaaaCCAAATTAGAGGAGGAGATCCTACGGGATGAGGGCAAGA AGACCTGCACGTTGAAAAAATCTCCAGAAAGCGAGGAAAACAAGGGAGAAGATGGAGAACGACCGAAGCAAAGGCAGAGGAGGAAACCTCGCGTACTTTTCTCACAGGCTCAGGTGTTTGAACTGGAGAGAAGGTTTAAGCAGCAGAGGTACCTGTCTGCCCCCGAGAGGGAGCACCTAGCCAACACCCTCAAACTGACCTCCACCCAAGTCAAGATCTGGTTTCAGAACCGGCGCTACAAGTGCAAGAGGCAGCGGCAGGACAAATCCCTGGAGATCGCAGGCCACCATCACCCGCCTCCGCCTAGGCGGGTGGCGGTCCCCGTGCTGGTCCGAGACGGCAAGCCGTGCATAGCAGGATCCCAGAGTTACAGCAGCCCTTACAGCGTCGGGGCCAATGCTTACGCTTACAACGGCTACCCCGCCTCGTACGGCAGTTACGGCGGGGGCCCGGCCTATAACACAAACTATAGCTGCACCTACACCAGCATCCCGTCCCTGCAGCCTTCGTCCGCGCCCAATGCCTTCATGAACGTGGACCTCAGTAATGTGAACAGCTCAATGCAGTCGCAGTCTCACCAAGGAGCCGGGATGCCTGCATGCCAAGGGACCCTACAGGGCATCAGGGCTTG gtag